The Deinococcus cellulosilyticus NBRC 106333 = KACC 11606 region TGTTCACACCGTAAGGAGCACTGATCTCATACTCAAAAGGATCATTGCGGTCTGGAAATTGCTTGGTGATGTTGGCTTTCAGGAAGTTGCCCCCACCTGCATACTTGTTGGGCAGGATCATGTCCACCTGACCGTTGGGGTCCACATTGAAAAGGTAGACATAAGCATCCTGATTCACACGGGTGTAAATCTTGACGTTTTCACCAGGGGTGTAGGCCGGAGTGCTGCCCTCTTTGTCCAGCCAGACACTGACTTCAAGGTTGGTGGGAACAGGATTGACAATGATGCGCTGGGGGCTCACCTGGGGAGCTGCCATTGCGTAACTGAGAAGAGCTGTGCCTAAAGCGACTGCGTAGCGTTTCATGACCTCAGCGTAGTGGAAGACACAAACTTCTCGGTGAAAAAAATCTTGCCATTTCTTAAGCAAGGCTGAAGCTTCCCTTGATCCAGCCTGAAGTTTGCCAGAAGCATTTCCTGGGGCGGCGTTTCACGTGAAACAGTTTGAGCTTTGCTGTAAAGCCTGATATAATCCTTTGATATTGCGTCAAGGCACGCCATTGAAATTTTAAGCTTTAGGACACCACAAGCGACCCCAAGGAGCACAATGAGCGAAAAACACCTGGAAATCATTCCGCTGGGCGGAATGGGCGAAATTGGCAAGAACATGTTCGCCTTCCGTTACGCGGATGAAATCATGATCGTGGACGGCGGTCTCGCCTTCCCTGATTCTCACATGCCTGGAATTGACCTGGTCATTCCCCGCATCGACTACCTGCAGCAGAACGCCAGCCTGATCAAGGGCTGGGTGCTCACCCACGGTCACGAAGACCACATCGGGGCCATTCCCTACATCCTGCCCCGGCTTCCCAGGGTGCCCATCTATGGGGCCAAACTGACCCTCGGGCTGCTCAAGGAAAAACTCAGTGAATTCGGTGTCAAAGAAGCCGACCTGATGCTCAAAGAGGTCACCACCGATGACCGCATCAAGCTGAGCAAGTACTTCACCGTGGACCTGTTCCGCATGACCCACTCCATTCCTGACAACTCAGGCATGATCATTCATACTCCAGTGGGCCGCATTGTTCACACAGGCGACTTCAAGCTGGAACAGCACCCCACTGACGGCAAACCTTCCCACCTCTCCAAACTGGCACAGGCAGGCGCAGAAGGTGCCCTGGTCCTGATCTCTGACAGCACCAACGCTGAAAGACCCGGCCAGACCACCAGTGAGCAGGAGGTCGCCAGTGCCATCGAGAAAATAGTGGCACAGGCCAAGGGCCGTGTGTTTGTCACCACCTTTGCCTCCCATGTGCACCGTGTTCAGAACATTGTGCACATCGCAGAGAAACACCGCCGCCGCGTGGTGATGGAAGGCCGCAGCATGGTCAAGTACGCCCAGGTGGCCCAGAACCTCGGTTACCTGACCCTCAAAGACCCCCTGATCAGCACCGATGAGATGGGCGATCTGCAAGACGATCAGGTGCTCTTCATGTGCACCGGTTCCCAGGGCCAGCCCATGAGCGTGCTCTCCCGTCTGGCCATTGGCACCCACGCCAAACTGAGCCTTAAAGCCGGAGACACCGTGATTCTGTCTTCGAGTCCCATCCCCGGAAACGAGGAAGCGGTGAATGCAGTCATCAACCGCCTGTACTCACTGGGTGTGGATGTCTATTACCCCCCCACCTACAAGGTGCACGCCTCTGGTCACGGCAGCCAGGAAGAACTGAAAATGATCTTCAACCTGGTGAACCCCAGATACTTCCTGCCCTGGCACGGTGAGCCCCGCCACCAGATCAACCATGCCCGACTGGCCCAGGCCCTGCCCAACCCTCCCAAGCGCATCATTGTGGCCCAGAACGGGGACATCATCCGGGTCAACAAGGACGAGTTCAAGATCGCTGGAAAAGTCCCCGCCGGAGATGTTTATGTGGATGGCCTCGGTGTGGGCGACATCAACGATGAGATCCTGCTGGACCGCCGCACCATGTCCGAAGATGGCATCCTGATCATCACCGCAGTGCTGCATCCTGAACCTCACGTGGAACTGGTGTCTCGCGGTTTTGTCCGCACCAACCGGGATCTGGAGAACAGCATCCGCAGCGTGGCTCTGGAGGTTCTGGAAGTGGGCATGCGTGAGAAACGCGCCCTTGAAGACATCCGGGACGACATGTACTCCGCAGTGCGAAAATTCGTTCGCAAGGTCACCGGACGCACCCCTGTGCTGATCCCCATGCTGGTGGATTGAGCAGCAAATTTTACCTCTCCTCTACCCTCTTCGCGCAGAAGAGGGTAGTTTTTTAGTATGGAACTCAAACGCATTCGCAGTTTATGGGGCGTGGAAACCCCTCTGGTCCGTGCGCTTCCTGACTTCAAGACAAATGGCTATCAGGGCATTGAGGTGGCCGTGGTCTTCACGCCTGAGTTGAAGCAACTCGCCACCCTGGCCCGGGAACACGAACTGGAAGTGGTTGCCCAGATCCTGACCACTTTCCCAGGCACGCCAAGGACACCCAGAGCACACCTGCAGGCCTTCAAAGATCAGGTGAAGATGGCCCTTCCTCTAAACCCAATCCTGTTCAATGTGCAGGGAGGATGTGACAGCTGGAGCGAACTCGAACAGGACCAGTTCTATGACGATGCTCTGAAGTTTGCAGCAACGCTGGATGTTCCTGTGGCCTTCGAGACGCACAGAGGCCAGCCCACCTTTACCCCGTGGACCACCGCCCGGATTTTACAGACCTTCCCGGACCTGCGCCTCACCTGCGACCTCAGCCACTGGGTGAATGTGTGTGAGAGGCTGCTGGAGGATCAGGAAGACAACATCAGGCTTGCAGCTCAGCACTGCATTCACATTCATGCCCGTGTTGGCCATGAAGAAGGACCACAGGTGACCGATCCCAGTGCTCCTGAATTCGCTGCCCATCTGGCTGCTCATGAGCAGTGGTGGGAGTGGATGTGGGAAGCCCAGAAGGAACGGGGCCAGACCTTCACCACCCTGACCCCAGAGTTTGGTCCTCCCCCCTATCAGCACACCCTGCCTGTTTCACAACAGCCTGTGGGAAATCTGGATGCTGTGTGCAACTGGATGGCTGAGCGACAGCTGCTTCACTTTCAGCAATGGAAAGCATCCATCGAAAACCTTCAATGATCCCATGATATAGAGAGGAGCACCCTGGTGTGCTCCTCTTCTGCTGTACGTCAGTTCTGGTAGCCCAGCAATTCCAGCAGCCGTTCCAGTTCTTCCTGGGAATGGTAGCTCAGTTCGATTTTGCCTTTGTCCTTCCCGGCAATCCGCACTTTGGTTCCAATGTGGCGGGCAAGTTCAAGCTCAATGCTCTTGAAGGTGCGCTCCGGAACTTCCTTTGGGGCTCTGGTTTTGTCTGGGCGTTCCCGCTTCAAGGCTTCGGCGTCCCGCACGTTCAGACCCTTGGTCAGGATTTGCTCCAGGGCCCACAGGCGATCCTCTTCTGGCAGGGCAAGAATGGCCCTGGCATGACCTGCAGTGATCAGCTTCTGTTCGAGGGCATCCAGGGCTTTCTGGGGCAGGGTGAGAAGCCTCAGGGCGTTGGCGACCGTGCTTCTGCCTTTGCCCAGAGCCCTGGCAATGCCTTCCTGGCTGACCCCCTGTTCAAGCAGCTTCTGGTAAGCCACAGCTTCTTCAACTGGGTTCAGATCTTCCCGTTGAAGGTTTTCGATGATGGCGATTTCCAGGGCTTCCAGGTCATCGAAGTTTTTCAATATTACTGGAACTTCGGTCAGGCCAGCGAGTCTGGCAGCCCGCCAGCGGCGCTCGCCGGCAATCAGTTCATGTTTTTCACCCACCTTGCGAACCAGCAGCGGCTGCAGCACCCCTTTTTCTTTGATGCTGGCTGCAAGTTCTGCGAGGGCTTCTGGATCAAAGACCTGTCTGGGCTGGTAAGCGGCCTGCTGGATCTGGTCGATCTGCATCAGGGTCATTTTATCGCCTGAGGCAGGGGCGCTCAGGGGGGATTTGCCCAGCAGGGCATCCAGACCACGGCCAAGGTTAGATCTTTTTGACACGCTGCATCACCTCGTCAGACAGGCGTTTGTAGGCTCCAGCCCCACTGGACATGGGAGAGTAGAGGTTGATGGGTTTCGCATGGCTGGGGGCCTCAGAAAGCCTGACATTGCGCGGGATGACACTCCAGAACACCAGATCTCCGAAGTGGTTGCGCACGTTTTCTTCGATCTGCACCGAGAGGTTGGTGCGTCCATCAAACATGGTGATGACAATGCCAAGCACCTGCAGGGCGGGGTTCAGTCCATCCCTGACCCGCTCGATGGTGTCCATCAGGCCCGCGATGCCTTCCAGCGCATAATACTCGGCCTGCAATGGGACAATCAGGGCATCTGCAGCCACCAGGGCATTGATGGTCAGGGGACCCAGACTTGGTGGAGCATCAATCAGGACCAGATCGTATTTTTCCAGGCCTGCCAGCAGGTTTTTGAGGGCATCGGGCTCATCGGTGAGTTCCACACCTGCACCAGCGAGGTCCGGGGTGGCAGGCAGCACATGCAGATTCTTGATTTCGGTCTGCTGGATGAAGTCGGAGAGACGTGCAGGTTCGCGCAGGGCATCGTATACCCCGGCCTCTGCACCCCGCACCCCCAGACCACTTGAGGCATTGGCTTGCGGGTCAATGTCCACCACGAGAATCCGGCGGCGGGTGTTGGCCAGGTAAGCCGCCAGATTGACTGCTGTGGTGGTTTTCCCCACGCCACCTTTTTGATTGACTAACGCGAGCACTTTCATTACGGACTTCAGTATAACCAGAATAGGCTTCAGACCCGGGTCAGATGTAAAACCACCAGATCGGCATCTTCATCCAGGCTGTGGCGTTCCTCCTGAATGCTGTATGGGCCAAGCCTTTTCGGGGCACTCCATTCTTTTGGTCTTCTGGAGAGCAGGTGCCACTGCTCGGTCACCGTGTGCTGAATCAGTTTGATCAGCACGTCCAGATCGCCAACCGCCTGTGCCGTCACCCAGGAAACAGGTTCTTTGAATTTGCGCACGTCTCCGGCGAAAACCCGCACATTGGCCAGTCCCAGCTGTGAACGGGCGATGTTCAGAAAAGACGCCCTGCGCTGTCGGATCTCACAGAGCACCACCTGAACATCTGGTCGGGCAAGCGCAATGGGAATTCCAGGAAGGCCCCCACCAGACCCCACGTCCAGCAGGGTCTCACCTTCTGGGATGTACTTTGCGTACTCTTCTGCACTGTCCATGTGCATGTCAAAGTGGATTTCCACTGAAGGCCCAAACAGGTCGAGGGCGCGGGAGTATTGCTTGACCAGTGCTTTGTACTTCTGTTTCACGTGAAACATTGTAGCAAGGGAACGCCGAGGGCCGAGGGCCCAGAGCTGAGGGCAAAAAGCATAGGATTTGATCAACCTGTAAAATCATTCAACTGCTGCTGGTAAAAGCCATGCTCTGGGCACAGTAAACCAAAAAACCACCCCAATCTGGGGTGGTCATCGAGTTTGATGTTTTAAACCTGCTGGGTCTTCAGATAAACCAGCAGGGCACTGAGGTCAGAGGTGCGAACCCCTGGCACCCTGGAAGCCTGAGCCACCGTCTGGGGTTGTGCTCTGGAGAGCTTTTCGCGGGCCTCATTGGACATGGCCGTGATCTGGCGGAAGTCGATGCCTGCCAGGCTGCGTTCGCCATATTTGCGTTCAGATTCCAGTTGCTGGCGGCTGCGTTCAATGTATCCAGCGTATTTCACGTGGATCTGCACGCTTTCCTCTTCCAGCCAGTTTGCCATTCCTTTGAGTATGATCCCCAGAGGTTCCAGGTCAGCAAGGGTCATGTCCGGGCGGCGCAGCAATTGCTCACCTGTGATGCCCTGATGGCGCTGAGTGCGCAGCTGGCGGATGCCCTCTTCAATGCGCTGGTACTTCTCCTGAACAGCTTTCAGGAAAGCATCATCGACCAGACCCAGTTCATGGGCAAAGGGGGTCATGCGCTGGTCTGCGTTGTCCTGGCGCACCAGCAGGCGGTGTTCCACCCGGGAGGTCATCATGCGGTAGGGTTCATCGGTGCCCTTGTAGACCAGATCGTCCAGCATGACCCCGATGTAGCTGCCTTCACGGGTGAAAAATTTCTCTTCCAGACCCAGTGCTTTGCGTGCAGCAGCTGTTCCAGCGACCAGTCCCTGTGCGGCGGCCTCTTCGTAACCACTGGTTCCGTTGATCTGTCCTGCTGTGAAAATGCCTGACATGTATCTGGATTCCAGATTGAGGCTCAGTTCCAGAGAATCCACCACATCGTATTCCACAGCATAGGCATAACGCTGGATCACGGCATTCTCAAAGCCGGGAAGGGTGCGAACCATCTGGTCCTGAAGCGCAGGAGGCAGGCTGCTGGAGAAACCTTGCAGGTACACTTCGCTGGTGTCCACGCCGTCTGGCTCGACAAACAGCAGGTGCCTGTCGTGATGAGAGAAACGCACGATCTTGTCTTCAATGCTCGGGCAGTATCGGGGACCAAGGCCCTCAATGTCTCCGGCATACATGGGAGACAGGTGCAGGTTCTCCTGAATCAGACGGTGGGTTTCCGGGGTGGTGTGGGTCTGCCAGGTGGGACTCTTTCTGGCATCAGGACCGGGATTTCCAGTGAAGCTGTAGACCCGATCATCTCCGGGAAGTTCGAGCAGGGCAGCAAAATTCACCGAGTCTGCACGCACCCTGGGAGGGGTTCCAGTCTTGTAACGCTTGAGTGTGTGGCCTCCGCGCTCCAGAGCCTGGGACAGGAAACGGGCAGGAGGCTCCCCCTGACGGCCTTCCGGGCGGGAATGGCGACCATACCAGGTCAGACCCCGCATGAAGGTTCCGGCAGCGATCACCACTGCTTTTGCAGGATAGGTGCGACCATCGATGGTCTGCACCATCCATGTTTCCCCTTCCCGGTACACATCTGCAGCCTCACCCCGGATGATGTCAATGGCCGTGTTGCCCAGCACATATTCCTGTGCTTTTGCAGCGTACTGGTCGCGCTCGTTCTGCACTCGCAGGCTCTGCACGGCAGGCCCTTTTGAGGCGTTCAGCATGCGGCTGTGGATGGCGGTGTCATCGGCGATGCGGCCCATCAGACCACCCATGGCGGTGAGCTCAAAGACCATCTGGCTCTTGCCTGGCCCCCCCACAGCAGGGTTGCAGGGCATGCGTCCAATGGTGGCCGGGTTGGATATCATCATTGCGACAGTGCCGTATTTTGCAGCGGCCCATGCAGCTTCAATGCCTGCGTGGCCCCCTCCAATCACGATCACGTTGAAAACTCTCGACATAACCCATACACTTTACCCTAGTTTTTAGTAGGGGTACTATGAGGCGTGCCACGATACTGCTTTCAGCAGAACTGAGCTCAGCTCAGTTCTGCTTGAGCAAAGCGAATAGAAAGGTCAGGACACTGACTCAAGGTTCAAGCAACATCTGCCTGGATCAGTAGAATGAACAACCCTGGCCCGCCTCTTTCGTTTGTCCGCAGTCAAAGCAGGCAAAAAATGGGGCCCCAGCTGAAATCTAGTGACAACAAGGGAGGCTGTAATCTCTTTGGACATCTGGTCTAATATTCTCGACTACGTGCGGCAGAACATCTCCGATGTGGAGTACCACACGTGGTTCAGGGATGTGAAACCACTCGGTGTGGAGCAGGGTGAATTGATCCTCGGGGTCAAAAACGCCTTCTCCCAGGAGTGGTTCAAGTCCCATTACGTCAAGCTCATCGAGATGGCCATGCGGGACATGGGGGCACAGAACCCCAAAGTCAACTTTCAGGTGCTCCCTGCGGTGCAAGACGCCATGCTGCTGCCTGGCACACCCACCCCGGCACCTGCCCCGGAACCCCGGCCTGCCCCTGCAGTTCACATGGTGACCGAACCCAACCGGGTCAACCTGAATGCCAAATACACCTTCGACAACTTTGTGGTGGGACCCAACAACAATCTGGCCCACGCTGCAGCCGTTGCCGTTGCTGAATCTCCAGGCAGAGCCTACAACCCCCTGTTCATCTATGGGGATGTGGGACTGGGAAAAACCCACCTGATGCATGCGGTGGGGCACTTCGTTTCGGAGCGCCACCCGCACATGCGCATCGAGTACGTCTCCACCGAGTCTTTCACCAATGACCTGATCAATGCCATCCGGGACGACAAGATGACGGCCTTTCGCAACAGGTACCGCTCCATTGACCTCCTGCTTGTGGACGACATCCAGTTTCTGGCAGGCAAGGAAAGAACGCAGGAAGAGTTTTTCCACACTTTCAACGCTCTGCACGAGAACCACAAACAGATCATCCTGTCCTCAGACCGTCCTCCCAAGGACATCGAGACGTTGGAAGCCAGGCTGCGTTCCAGATTCGAATGGGGCCTGATCACCGACATCCAGAGCCCTGAGTTTGAAACAAGGGTGGCCATTCTGAAAATGAATGCCGAAATCCGCAGGATCAGTGTGCCTCAGGATGTGCTGGAACTGATCGCCAAACACGTCACCAGCAACATTCGTGAACTGGAAGGGGCACTGATGCGGGTGGTGGCCTTTGCCAGCCTGAACAACGTGGAGGTGAACCGTTCCGTGGCCGCCAAGGCACTGTCAGAGATCTTCACGCCCAACACCGTTCAGCTGGACATGAATGACATTCTGCGTTCAGTGGCCAATTTTTATGGTGTGACGCCAGAAGCCCTGAAAGGGACCGGGCGGGCCCGCGAGATTGTGATTCCCCGCCAGATGGCGATGTACATGATCCGGGAACTGACCACCCACTCTCTGCCCGAGATCGGTCAGTTTTTCAGCCGTGACCACTCCACGGTGCTGTACGCCATCCAGAAAATGACCGAGCAGATTCAGAAGGACACAGAGCTCACCAAAGTGGCCCAGCAGCTGTCCCAGCGCCTGAAACAGAGCCCAATGTGAAGCCATGTGCAAAAAATCACTTTCTGTGGATAAGTCTGTGGATAAGTCTGTGGATAACCTGTGGATAACCCTGTGGATAACCTGTGGATAACTTTGCCTGTGGATAACCCCTGTACTTATCCACAGGTTATCCACAGGAAAGTGCCAGTTATCCACAACTTTATCCACAAGACGTTTCTCGTGTAGGATGGGCTCCAGGTGGGTTTTCCACAATATCCACAGGCCCTATTACTACTACTGCTGTTAAAAATATCTATATATATAATCTTTAAAAGAGGAGAAAGCCATGCAGATTCAGGTCACCAAAAAGTTCCTCAGTGATGCCTTGAGCACCCTGGAAAGAATCATTCCAGCCAGAAGCAACAACCCTGTTCTCTCCTATGTCAAGATTCAGCCTTCTGACAGAGGAATTTACCTGAGTGGAACCAACCTGGAATTGGACATGGAAGGTTTTGTTCCCGCTCAGGTGGAAAACGGACAGGCCGTGATTGTTCCTGCCCACCTGTTTGCCCAGATTGTCAGGAACCTGCCCGGAGAACTGGTCGAGATCAACCTCAACCAGAGTGAAATCACCCTGACTTCTGGTGGAAGCAACTTCAAACTCCAGACCGGAGACCTCTCCGCCTTTCCAGAGATCCAGTTTCCTTCCCACTCCGATGTGGAGATGGACGCCAAGGAACTGAACCGTTCGCTGAGCAGCGTGCGTTATGCCACGGCCACAGAAGCTTTTCAACAGGTTTTCCGTGGAATCAAGTTTGAGCTTCGTGCCAAACAGGTGCGTCTGGTGGCTTCCGATGGTTTCCGTCTGGCCCTCAGAGATTTCACCGGGTCTGGTGTGGACAGAAACTTGATTGTTCCTGCCAAGAGTGCCGATGAACTGAACCGCATCCTCAAGGAGGGTCTGGTGAAACTCACCTTTGGAGACCACTTGCTCTCTGTGGCCTCAGACCGCACCAAGATGAACATCAAGCTCCTGGATGGTGAGTTTCCTGATTACGAGCGGGTCATTCCCAGCAACATCAAGGTAAAAGTGCAGCTTCCTGCTTCAAAACTCAAGGAAGCAGTTTCGAGGGTGGCCGTACTTGCGGATAAAAACGCCAACAACCGTGTTGAATTTCTGGTCTCGGAGTCCAAGCTTCAATTGATCGCCGAGGGGGATTACGGACGCGCACAGGAAGTTTTAGAGGTACTTCAGGAGGGGAGTGAGCCTGCCATTTCGCTGGGTTTCAATGCCAAGTTCGTTTCGGATGCCCTCGGTCCCATGGAAGGGGATGTGGTGTTGCAACTTTCAGGAGTGACCACCCCAGCCCTTTTCAAGACCACCGATGAATCTGGTTACCTGGCAGTGGTGGTGCCCCTGCGCATCTGAGGCTCGAAGCTGAAGTTCAGCTGTGGGAGGGATAAACATCCCCGAGTTATCCACAGGTTATCCACAGAAAATTGTGGAAAACCCCGATTCTATCAGAGGATCTTGAGGATGTGTACCTCCCTCCCAATTTTCAGGACAGGAGTCCCGGACAAGACAAATTGACGAAAGGCTCTTAAAAATCGGTTATAGTGTCACAGGTACACTTCCCTAGGGAAGTTTTTTAATGGAGGTCATCATGACGAAAATCGCTAACATCATCGCCCGTGAAGTGCTTGACTCCCGTGGTAACCCCACTGTCGAGGCCGAAGTTCACCTCGAAAGCGGTTTCGTTGGCCGTGCCATCGTTCCCTCGGGAGCCAGCACCGGCAGCCACGAAGCCAACGAGCTGCGTGACGGGGGCAAGCGCTACCTGGGCAAAGGTGTGGAAAAAGCTGTGGAGAATGTGGAAAACGTCATTCGCCCGGCCCTCATCGGTGTGGACGCACTCGATCAGGTCAAAGTCGACCAGATCATGCTCGACCTCGATGGCACCCCCAACAAGAGCAAGCTCGGTGGCAACGCCATCCTGGCTGTCTCTCTGGCCAATGCCCGTGCAGCTGCAAGCTACCTGGGCCTTCCCCTCTACCGTTACCTCGGTGGGAACAACGCCAAGGTGCTGCCCGCACCCATGATGAACGTGATCAACGGGGGGGCACACGCCGACAACCGTGTGGACTTCCAGGAATTCATGGTCATGCCCCTCGGCGCTCCCAGCTTCAAAGAAGCCCTGCGTTACGGCGCAGAAGTGTTCCATGCCCTCAAGAAAGTGCTGAAGAAGCGCGGCTACAACACCAACGTCGGTGACGAAGGTGGTTTTGCTCCTGACCTCCAGAGCAACGAAGAAGCCCTCGAAGTGCTGATGGAAGCCATCAAGGACGCTGGCTACGAAGCAGGCAAGGACATCTTCATCGCCCTTGACCCCGCCACCAGCGAACTTTACAAAGACGGCAAATACCACCTTGAAAGCGAAGGTCGCATTCTGACCAGCGAGGAAATGGTGGACTTCTGGGCCGACTGGGCTGCCCGTTACCCCATCGTCTCCATCGAAGACGGCCTGCACGAAGACGACTGGGCTGGCTGGGAACTGCTCACCCAGAAAATCGGCGACAAGGTACAGCTTGTGGGTGACGACCTGTTCGTGACCAACGTCAAGCGCCTCAAACAGGGCATTGACACCAAAGTCGGCAACTCCATCCTGGTGAAAGTGAACCAGATCGGCAGCCTCACCGAAGCGATGGACGCCATCGAAATGGCCCAGAAGGCTGGCTACACCGCAGTGATTTCTCACCGCAGTGGTGAGTCCGAAGACAGCTTCATCGCTGACCTGGCTGTGGCCACCAACGCTGGACAGATCAAGACCGGTTCTGCCAGCCGCAGTGACCGCATCGCCAAGTACAACCAACTCCTGCGCATTGAGCATGAACTCGGTGCTGCAGCTCGATTCCTGGGGAAAGATGCTCTTTAAACGATCCACCAAGATTGTCGCGACCATTGGTCCGGCAAGTGAAAAACCCGAAGTCCTCGAGCAGATGATTGATGCTGGCCTGAACGTGGCCCGCCTCAACTTCTCCCACGGCACCAAAGAAGACCACCAGAAGCGCGTGGACATGATCCGCGCCGCTGCAGCCAAAAAAGGTGTGAACGTGGGCATCCTGCAGGACCTGCAAGGACCCAAAATCCGCACAGGTCGCTTCAAAGATGGTCCTGTCACCCTGGAAAAGGGCCAGAAGTTCATCCTGACCGCCGACGACGTGGAAGGCAACGCCGAAAAGGTGTCCACCACCTACAAGCCCCTTCCCCAGGATGTCAGCGTGGGCATGACCCTGCTCCTCGATGACGGCAACCTTGAGCTGCGCATCAAAGAGATCAAAGGCAACGACATCATCACCGAAGTTGAAATCGGTGGGGTGCTGAGCAACAACAAAGGCATCAACGTGCCCGAAGCCGACCTCTCTGCCCCTGCACTGTCCGACAAGGACATTGCTGACCTCGGGGTCGGTGCAGAAATCGGCGTGGACTGGGTGGCCCTCAGCTTCGTGCGTTCCCGTGACGACCTGATTCTGGCCCGCCACCACCTGAGAATGCTCGGTTCAAGCGCGAAACTGATGGCCAAAATCGAGAAGCCCCAGGCTGTGGACCGCTTCGACGAAATCCTCGCTGAAGCAGACGGCATCATGGTGGCCCGTGGTGACCTCGGGGTGGAAATGCCCACCGAACAGGTCCCCGTGATCCAGAAGATGATCATCCGCAAGTGCCGCGAAGCGGGCAAGCCCGTGATCACCGCCACCCAGATGCTCGAAAGCATGCGCACCAACCCCCGTCCCACCCGCGCAGAGGCCAGTGACGTGGCCAACGCCATCTTCGACGGAACCGACGCCGTGATGCTCTCCGCAGAATCTGCAAGCGGCATGTACCCTGTGGAATCCGTGGGCATGATGTTCAAAATCGCTGAGACCGCTGAAGGCACTTCTCAGTACGAAGAAGAACTCATCAAGATCCCCGAGGATCGCCACACCACCCAGGACGCCATTGCGCACTCTGCAAGCGAAATCGCACGCTTCCTGAACGCCAAGGCCATCGTGTGCTTCACCTCCTCCGGAGCCACTGCAGCACGCGTGTCCCGCCGCCGTCCCCGCAAACCCATCCTGGCCCTCACCCCCAACGACAAAGTGGTGAACCAGCTGGCCCTGATGTGGGGTGTGGTGCCCCTCCTCACCCGTGACCCCAAAGACACCGATGACATGGTGGAGATTGCCGTCCAGACCCTGCAGGATCTGGAGCTGGTGCAATCTGGAGACCGCATCGTGATCGTCGCTGGTGTACCTTTCGGCATGAAAGGAACCACCAACACGCTGCGCGTGGCGCGGATTCCGTAACCTCACCACCCACCCTCACCCCGTCTCACGCCTCCCTCTCCCAGAACTGGGAGAGGGATTTTGCTGTCTTCCTGTTTTCCCATCAAAAACCTCTCCCGCGAAAGTGGGAGAGGGAGCGAAGAGGCAAAGCCTCAAGCGGAGCGAGGGTCAGGCAGGCACAATCCGGGCACTGTTCGCCAGATGCTCCACCTGCTCCACCTGGTAGTAACGCCCGAAGCGGTTTTCCAGGAAGGGTCTCAGGGGCACATCTTCCTGACGCACGAAGCCCTGGGCAGGCAGGAAGTCTTCGGCGTGGAGGTCCAGGACGGCGCACAAAGAAGCTGCGGTGGTGAGCTGGATGGCACTCCAGTGTTGACCGTGGACCATCTGGTCGTAGATTTTGCGGGCGTCGCTGACCTGGGTGAGGCGGCCCTCTTTGTAGCCAGTCACGGTGCAGAAGGTCAGGACCACATCCTGAGGGGTGATGGGAAGGGCGTTTTCCAGAATGTCTTTCAGCATCTCACGGCGCTCGGAGAGGCGCAGATCGCGGATCAGGAACTGCATCAGGTAGCGGTGGCCAGGGTAACGCACGGA contains the following coding sequences:
- the pyk gene encoding pyruvate kinase; amino-acid sequence: MLFKRSTKIVATIGPASEKPEVLEQMIDAGLNVARLNFSHGTKEDHQKRVDMIRAAAAKKGVNVGILQDLQGPKIRTGRFKDGPVTLEKGQKFILTADDVEGNAEKVSTTYKPLPQDVSVGMTLLLDDGNLELRIKEIKGNDIITEVEIGGVLSNNKGINVPEADLSAPALSDKDIADLGVGAEIGVDWVALSFVRSRDDLILARHHLRMLGSSAKLMAKIEKPQAVDRFDEILAEADGIMVARGDLGVEMPTEQVPVIQKMIIRKCREAGKPVITATQMLESMRTNPRPTRAEASDVANAIFDGTDAVMLSAESASGMYPVESVGMMFKIAETAEGTSQYEEELIKIPEDRHTTQDAIAHSASEIARFLNAKAIVCFTSSGATAARVSRRRPRKPILALTPNDKVVNQLALMWGVVPLLTRDPKDTDDMVEIAVQTLQDLELVQSGDRIVIVAGVPFGMKGTTNTLRVARIP